Proteins encoded in a region of the Sulfurimonas marina genome:
- a CDS encoding phosphomannomutase/phosphoglucomutase: MSIYREYDIRGIYEKELNENSVTKIGFALASKIDGEYVAVGYDARSHSPILFEYLVAGLNAGGKKVLDMGLVPTPVNYFTNYQEWDGVTPSASVMITGSHNPSEYNGFKITIDKAPFFGEDIYALGRECEAMGDVAKAERQVVKIDAKNRYIDYIVEQFKHLKGMDTKIVYDCGNGVAGIVLPEIFERLQLNTKGLYVDPDGTFPNHHPDPSVEKNLNDVKALLEKEGDIAFAYDGDADRIAVLTHKNNIKGDMMALLYSMKMENPTVVGEVKCSQVMYDELERRGGKTVMYKTGHSNLKVKMKEVNADLACEVSGHVFFKNRYFGYDDAIYATFRMLELLQDGIDLDAELAKLPEVYSTEEIKVETTEAEKFKIMDKIKELLQNPPASFPTIKDIIDVDGVRINFENGWGLVRASNTTPVLVTRFESTSKADAALYEASMNALIKEAKELL; encoded by the coding sequence TTGAGCATCTATAGAGAGTACGATATACGCGGAATTTACGAAAAAGAACTGAATGAAAACAGTGTTACAAAAATCGGTTTTGCATTGGCTTCGAAAATCGATGGTGAATATGTAGCGGTAGGATATGATGCAAGAAGTCACTCGCCTATTTTATTTGAATACCTTGTAGCCGGTCTTAATGCCGGCGGCAAAAAAGTTTTAGATATGGGACTTGTTCCAACACCTGTAAACTATTTTACAAATTATCAGGAGTGGGATGGTGTTACACCTTCAGCTTCTGTAATGATAACAGGCTCACACAATCCAAGTGAATACAACGGATTTAAAATTACGATCGATAAAGCTCCGTTTTTTGGGGAAGATATCTATGCACTTGGGCGCGAATGTGAAGCGATGGGTGATGTTGCCAAAGCAGAGCGTCAAGTTGTAAAAATTGATGCAAAAAACAGATATATAGACTATATTGTAGAGCAGTTTAAACATCTTAAAGGGATGGATACCAAGATCGTTTACGACTGTGGAAACGGTGTAGCAGGTATTGTCCTTCCTGAGATTTTTGAGCGCCTGCAGTTAAATACAAAAGGATTGTATGTAGATCCGGATGGTACGTTCCCAAACCATCACCCAGACCCTTCTGTTGAGAAAAACCTAAATGATGTAAAAGCACTTTTAGAAAAAGAGGGTGATATCGCTTTTGCTTACGATGGTGATGCGGACAGAATTGCAGTACTGACTCATAAAAATAATATAAAAGGGGATATGATGGCCCTTTTATACTCAATGAAGATGGAGAACCCGACAGTAGTAGGTGAGGTAAAATGTTCACAGGTGATGTATGACGAGCTTGAGCGCCGTGGCGGAAAAACTGTTATGTACAAAACAGGACATTCAAACTTAAAAGTGAAGATGAAAGAGGTGAATGCCGACCTTGCATGTGAAGTGAGCGGACACGTGTTTTTCAAAAACAGATATTTCGGATATGACGATGCGATCTACGCAACGTTTAGAATGTTAGAACTGCTTCAAGATGGAATAGATTTAGATGCAGAGCTGGCAAAACTTCCTGAAGTGTATTCGACTGAAGAGATTAAAGTTGAGACAACAGAAGCAGAGAAGTTTAAAATTATGGACAAAATTAAAGAACTGCTGCAAAACCCTCCGGCATCTTTTCCAACTATCAAAGATATTATAGATGTTGACGGTGTAAGAATCAACTTTGAAAACGGTTGGGGACTTGTACGTGCATCCAATACAACACCGGTACTTGTTACACGTTTTGAATCTACTTCAAAAGCTGATGCTGCACTTTATGAAGCATCAATGAATGCTCTTATTAAAGAAGCAAAAGAGTTGTTATAA
- a CDS encoding prepilin-type N-terminal cleavage/methylation domain-containing protein, producing MRKAFTLIELMISIVILSIIMVFLYKSYAELNGQNKIYKEATDKIEKIESIKQTIFLDLSMSFQETIVILPQDKKIDILFFQSSHSIHDRINPYIGYIVQDKKLYRIESLQVLKAYPLDSRIDFDIDYLGKVNNFRIYPSQKEDSLYLVDVSLKDLERILMKIKSFS from the coding sequence ATGAGAAAAGCCTTTACACTTATTGAGTTAATGATCTCCATCGTAATACTCTCTATAATTATGGTGTTTTTATATAAAAGTTATGCCGAATTAAACGGGCAGAATAAAATCTATAAAGAAGCTACAGATAAAATTGAAAAAATAGAGAGTATTAAACAAACAATTTTTTTAGACCTTTCTATGAGTTTTCAAGAAACAATCGTGATTTTGCCGCAAGATAAGAAAATAGATATCCTCTTTTTTCAATCTTCGCACTCTATTCACGATCGTATCAATCCCTATATAGGATATATAGTTCAAGATAAAAAACTTTATAGAATAGAATCTTTACAGGTTTTAAAAGCATATCCGTTAGATAGTCGTATTGACTTCGATATTGATTATTTGGGTAAAGTTAATAATTTTAGAATTTATCCTAGTCAAAAAGAGGATAGTTTATACCTGGTAGATGTCTCTTTGAAAGATTTGGAGCGGATTTTAATGAAGATAAAATCTTTTTCTTAG
- a CDS encoding type II secretion system protein has product MAKQRSAFTLIEVMVAVMIVSVVIAAILQVRGDANNKLLWLQQSIKETQYNSFLLGTSEKYGFEKSSISLKEFVDDFELESDLRRELKAVKVKISYDEIDDFETPTGSVLEIGKTKLESKNFSASMIRVKIQ; this is encoded by the coding sequence ATGGCTAAACAACGCAGCGCTTTTACCTTGATTGAAGTGATGGTGGCAGTGATGATTGTCAGTGTCGTGATCGCTGCAATACTGCAAGTAAGGGGTGATGCAAACAACAAGCTCTTATGGCTGCAACAATCGATTAAAGAGACGCAATACAACTCTTTTTTACTCGGAACTTCTGAGAAATACGGTTTTGAAAAAAGCAGTATCTCACTCAAAGAGTTTGTAGATGATTTTGAGCTTGAGAGTGATCTCAGACGTGAACTAAAAGCTGTAAAAGTAAAAATTTCATACGATGAAATTGATGATTTTGAGACCCCTACAGGAAGTGTTTTAGAGATCGGAAAAACAAAGCTGGAGTCTAAAAACTTTTCAGCTTCAATGATACGGGTGAAGATCCAATGA
- a CDS encoding GspE/PulE family protein yields MLNIEALHNLHLEPLEIEELDTNLSVKNYLLFSEYAEEVAAFTSKRYLVEASNYYTKLEQEYPLYMLDEDSFDRLYNRFLELRTDKEIETMKGDRQEEVDEEDELSLTDFLRTSTDILTSEESAPIIKFVNALFYQAVKKRASDIHIEVHENKGEVRFRIDGMLTKNADLDKKIVNLIVSRIKVISNLDISEKRIPQDGRTQIKIAGEVLDIRVSILPTFYGERVVMRLLMQSSQIPDISELGFNDSMISDVKKLLRSSHGIILVTGPTGSGKTTSLHSFLREVEEPHKNLITVEDPVEYKSDNISQIQVNEKVGLTFASALRSILRQDPDVIMIGEIRDEETATIAVRAALTGHLVFSTLHTNSAAATISRLADMNIEPFLISSSLLGILAQRLVRVLCPHCKEEDELAENFSEDYDLPRDAKIYKSCGCKECNYTGYAGRRSIGELLIMNDNVKDLLKTTTDEHTIKTALEADGLKTIAKQLRMMLINGETSLDEAIRIGIGHG; encoded by the coding sequence ATGCTAAACATTGAAGCGCTCCATAATCTGCACCTTGAACCTCTTGAAATTGAGGAGTTAGATACAAATTTATCTGTTAAAAACTATCTGCTTTTTAGTGAGTATGCAGAAGAAGTAGCTGCATTTACTTCAAAGCGTTATCTTGTTGAAGCAAGTAACTACTATACGAAGCTTGAACAAGAGTATCCGTTATATATGTTGGATGAGGATTCTTTTGACAGACTCTACAACCGCTTTTTAGAACTAAGAACTGATAAAGAGATCGAGACAATGAAAGGGGACAGACAAGAGGAGGTTGATGAGGAAGATGAACTCTCTTTAACAGACTTTTTAAGAACATCTACAGATATCTTAACAAGTGAAGAGTCAGCACCTATTATCAAGTTTGTAAACGCTCTGTTTTATCAGGCGGTAAAAAAACGTGCATCAGATATCCATATTGAGGTGCACGAAAACAAAGGTGAAGTGCGTTTCCGTATAGACGGGATGTTGACAAAAAATGCCGATCTCGACAAAAAGATAGTCAATCTCATTGTGAGTCGTATTAAAGTTATTTCAAACCTTGATATCTCTGAAAAAAGAATCCCTCAAGACGGTCGTACACAGATCAAGATTGCTGGGGAAGTTTTAGATATTCGTGTCTCTATTCTACCAACTTTTTACGGTGAACGTGTTGTTATGAGGCTTCTGATGCAAAGTTCGCAAATCCCGGACATTAGTGAGCTTGGATTTAACGACTCAATGATAAGTGATGTAAAAAAACTGCTTCGCTCATCACATGGAATTATCTTGGTAACGGGACCGACAGGGAGTGGTAAGACAACATCACTTCACTCATTCTTACGTGAAGTGGAAGAGCCGCATAAAAACCTTATAACAGTTGAAGATCCTGTCGAATATAAAAGTGATAATATCTCACAAATTCAAGTAAATGAGAAGGTTGGGCTTACATTTGCTTCGGCACTTCGATCTATTCTTCGTCAAGATCCTGATGTTATTATGATCGGGGAGATTCGTGATGAGGAGACTGCTACGATCGCAGTTCGTGCAGCACTCACGGGACACTTGGTTTTTTCAACTCTGCATACAAACTCGGCAGCAGCAACAATATCGAGACTTGCAGATATGAATATAGAACCGTTTTTAATCTCATCTTCACTTTTAGGGATCTTGGCACAGAGACTTGTGCGTGTACTTTGTCCTCATTGTAAAGAGGAAGATGAACTAGCTGAGAATTTTAGCGAGGATTATGACCTTCCTCGTGATGCGAAGATCTATAAATCTTGCGGATGTAAAGAGTGTAACTATACAGGTTATGCGGGGCGTCGCTCTATCGGTGAACTTTTAATCATGAACGACAATGTAAAAGATTTGCTCAAAACTACTACAGATGAACATACGATCAAAACGGCACTTGAAGCAGACGGGCTTAAAACGATCGCAAAACAGCTCCGCATGATGTTAATAAACGGTGAAACTTCACTTGATGAAGCTATTCGTATCGGTATAGGGCATGGCTAA
- a CDS encoding secretin N-terminal domain-containing protein: MKFVKVFLITLFLITSLNAREKVNVNFSNVKIDDFIELVSKITHKNILVTQQVNGTVNFISSTPIYDDELIELLVDVLESKGFTLVQKGSRYEVIRATDAAKSNVPVIGKNKKLYGATMVTQAIVVKGENVDVIAAKVRYLISKTAKLMTMKETNTLLVTDYPKNIETIKKVIKDLSSNVENIVKIIYLKNTEAKKLNLKLSEIQKSIFNQQVVSEQVTIVVDENINGLVLVGEAKNVNKLAEIVAKLDIESNINNTVKIFQLKNSDAQAVLKTITDIIAKQTFKDPAMKPNVSASDEINSIVVIGDPLVIKGIQKIIEELDKEKFQVYVQAKIVEINKNKSQDIGVKYGFAAGDISSSGLYAMSANFGSADLTNTATGVVADSLGTTIGTLSQSALALGATLDFLQQNGAGQSISNPSILCVNNKESSIYVGKTISISTGSVTTSAGIGGTTSSYKREDVGLTLKIKPRVSSNDKVTLDVEAVLENVLDDGLDASGQTVRQPVTSKQEVKTQAILRHGESIIIGGLVKTYSDKTVTKVPLLGDIPLIGKLFTSTSDAEEEDNLVVILTPYVIDKSEELSQLQKDLGVLSKIQEKYNQDIFKQIEEKNNAKH; encoded by the coding sequence ATGAAATTCGTTAAAGTTTTTTTAATTACACTATTTTTAATTACTAGTTTAAATGCAAGAGAGAAGGTAAATGTTAACTTCTCCAATGTCAAAATTGATGATTTTATCGAATTGGTTTCAAAGATTACACATAAAAATATTCTTGTAACGCAACAAGTAAACGGGACAGTGAACTTTATAAGTTCAACACCTATTTATGATGATGAATTGATCGAGTTGCTGGTTGATGTTCTGGAGTCTAAAGGTTTTACACTTGTTCAAAAAGGTTCAAGATATGAAGTGATTCGTGCAACAGATGCAGCAAAAAGCAATGTACCCGTAATCGGAAAAAATAAAAAGCTTTACGGTGCAACTATGGTAACTCAGGCTATCGTGGTAAAAGGTGAAAATGTTGACGTAATAGCGGCAAAAGTAAGATACCTGATCTCAAAAACTGCCAAACTGATGACAATGAAAGAGACAAATACACTCTTAGTTACAGACTATCCGAAAAATATTGAAACAATCAAAAAAGTTATAAAAGATCTTAGTAGTAATGTTGAGAATATTGTAAAGATTATATATCTCAAAAATACAGAGGCAAAGAAACTCAACCTGAAACTTTCAGAGATCCAAAAATCGATTTTCAACCAACAAGTTGTTTCTGAACAGGTAACAATAGTCGTTGATGAAAATATCAATGGCTTGGTACTTGTCGGAGAGGCAAAAAATGTAAATAAACTTGCCGAGATTGTCGCTAAACTTGATATAGAGTCGAACATTAACAATACTGTAAAGATATTTCAGCTTAAAAACTCAGATGCACAGGCAGTTCTGAAAACGATTACAGATATTATCGCAAAACAAACTTTTAAAGACCCTGCAATGAAACCGAACGTTTCTGCAAGTGACGAGATTAACTCTATTGTTGTGATCGGAGATCCTTTGGTAATTAAAGGGATTCAGAAAATTATTGAAGAGCTTGATAAAGAGAAGTTTCAGGTCTATGTACAGGCAAAAATTGTAGAGATCAATAAAAATAAAAGTCAGGATATCGGTGTTAAGTACGGTTTTGCAGCGGGAGATATCTCATCTTCTGGATTATATGCTATGAGTGCAAACTTTGGTTCGGCTGATCTTACAAATACAGCTACTGGTGTTGTTGCAGATTCTCTAGGAACAACTATTGGAACACTTTCTCAATCTGCTTTAGCTCTTGGTGCAACATTAGACTTTTTACAACAAAACGGTGCTGGACAATCAATTTCTAATCCATCTATACTTTGTGTAAATAATAAAGAATCATCTATTTATGTAGGTAAAACAATCTCTATTTCGACAGGTTCTGTTACAACAAGTGCAGGAATTGGCGGTACTACAAGTAGTTATAAACGTGAAGATGTCGGTTTAACTTTAAAAATTAAACCTCGCGTCTCTTCAAACGATAAAGTGACACTTGATGTAGAAGCAGTTTTAGAAAATGTACTTGATGACGGACTTGATGCAAGCGGGCAAACTGTTCGTCAACCTGTTACTTCAAAACAAGAGGTGAAAACACAAGCAATTTTACGCCATGGTGAGAGTATTATTATTGGTGGACTTGTAAAAACTTATTCAGATAAAACAGTTACAAAGGTACCGCTTTTAGGAGATATTCCTCTAATAGGAAAACTTTTTACTTCAACATCTGATGCAGAAGAGGAAGATAACTTGGTTGTAATCCTGACACCTTATGTGATCGATAAAAGTGAAGAGCTATCTCAATTACAAAAAGATCTCGGTGTGCTTTCAAAAATTCAGGAGAAGTACAATCAAGATATATTTAAACAGATAGAAGAGAAAAACAATGCTAAACATTGA